A section of the Longibacter salinarum genome encodes:
- a CDS encoding S8/S53 family peptidase translates to MHRSLRFLFVLLLLLFLPDAVHAQDAPPDSRVDAAFQRLLQVDASPSAKRGAEAGLPLLLQKTAIRGGDGTVRYPAIIRTNDVAALRAAGITVNSAVGPIVTARLTADEVRTAVGISSVRHIGASGISKTHNDEAAREVGARILNSGAVNNTNYSGQGVLTCIVDSGIDFDHGDFMDASGNTRIQYIWDQVNDTAGQAPSDRSANFSTLNYGTEYSATDIDAGNVSETDPNGHGTHVAGTVASSGNALVLSGSQTSPEHRGMAPEADIIVVKAGNGSFPDANVIDAMSYCGQVATDQNKPLVVNMSLGSNLGPHDGTASLDLAVDAFTDGSPGNGSIDPGTAPDRVVVVSAGNNGGSVQHVMGTVDPGNTVSEPWTIAQYATQDGTPKDGTPNDYFAIQKWFDTAGDVTVTVTAPNGTDTFSLAASGTTPQSGSFETPSGRIFLASGIGPDNGDRYFDIQVLDYEDDSVTPTDEVEPTVGQWQIEVENTGSSPFTYHGWTWGSEVIGGFDNGNANYTIGSPGTSTGAITVGSHAHRWYWDAAGYVGYDFNYNARNEISSFSSRGPRRDGAVKPDLTAPGQAMVSAYSQDMPSQPAFGVFDKDGMHRFSQGTSMSAPVVAGSVALLLQAAKQQGTSLSANDVRSYLTSSADTDAYTDAYGAVPNAEFGHGKLDILGAVVDFLGGSVDREMITSFQDLGTGGMGRLDLDASTPKIAVRFQPTVDGFVTGGLLRLWHNNGSPNSSAIELTGPLTVEVWSDDGSGNPDTKLGNTVQVAAEQLYAFTPNALNLEAVGVDVTPGTDYHLVLAPTNSNDALYLSGDTASGVTHTSVFDGSSWSTASAELQMNVEVARVFGITTSLPVELASFEGYALDESVELTWTTASEKDNDGFYVERKVGDASSTSRWTSLGFVQGAGTSVEAQQYRFTDAELPFGAQDVSYRLRQVDVDGTPTYSKARTIRVSGPKEVTLHAPFPNPVQSEATLQYELPADMPVQIHVFDVLGRRVQTVTDAQETSGEKTVTLSSDRLAAGVYFIRLEAGDTIRTERMTVVR, encoded by the coding sequence ATGCATCGATCTTTACGCTTCCTATTCGTTCTGCTCCTTCTTCTCTTTCTGCCCGATGCTGTTCATGCGCAGGATGCTCCTCCTGATTCGCGTGTGGATGCAGCCTTCCAACGACTGCTTCAGGTAGACGCGTCTCCATCGGCCAAACGCGGTGCAGAAGCGGGTCTCCCACTTCTGCTGCAGAAAACAGCAATCCGAGGTGGAGACGGCACCGTCCGGTACCCGGCGATTATTCGTACGAATGATGTCGCCGCTCTCCGCGCCGCGGGGATCACGGTGAACTCCGCTGTCGGACCCATCGTGACCGCACGCTTGACGGCAGACGAGGTCCGGACCGCCGTCGGAATCTCCTCGGTCCGTCACATCGGGGCGAGTGGGATCTCGAAAACGCACAACGACGAAGCTGCACGAGAGGTCGGTGCGCGAATTCTGAATAGCGGCGCCGTAAATAACACGAACTACTCCGGTCAGGGTGTGCTGACGTGCATCGTGGACTCGGGGATCGACTTCGACCACGGCGACTTCATGGATGCCAGTGGCAACACACGCATCCAGTACATCTGGGACCAGGTAAACGACACCGCCGGGCAGGCACCGTCGGATCGGAGCGCGAACTTTTCGACGCTAAACTACGGGACGGAATATTCCGCGACCGATATTGACGCTGGTAATGTCAGCGAGACCGACCCTAATGGGCACGGCACGCACGTCGCAGGAACCGTGGCGAGCAGCGGGAACGCGCTCGTTTTGAGTGGCAGTCAGACGTCACCTGAGCATCGCGGAATGGCTCCAGAGGCGGACATTATCGTCGTGAAAGCCGGAAATGGATCGTTTCCCGATGCGAATGTGATTGACGCGATGAGCTATTGCGGACAGGTGGCGACCGATCAGAATAAGCCGCTCGTCGTCAACATGAGTCTCGGTTCCAATCTGGGGCCTCATGACGGAACCGCATCGCTTGATCTCGCTGTCGACGCATTTACCGACGGCTCGCCGGGCAACGGATCCATTGATCCTGGTACGGCGCCCGACAGGGTGGTCGTCGTCTCCGCCGGCAACAACGGAGGATCAGTGCAGCATGTCATGGGAACCGTCGATCCGGGCAACACGGTCAGCGAGCCGTGGACCATCGCCCAATATGCTACCCAAGATGGAACGCCCAAAGACGGCACGCCGAATGACTATTTTGCCATTCAAAAGTGGTTTGACACGGCGGGCGATGTCACGGTCACGGTTACAGCCCCGAACGGAACCGACACGTTTTCACTAGCAGCTTCGGGAACGACACCGCAGTCAGGCTCCTTCGAGACGCCGTCTGGACGGATTTTTCTGGCAAGTGGCATCGGCCCGGACAACGGCGACAGATACTTTGATATCCAGGTGCTCGACTACGAAGACGATTCGGTTACACCGACGGACGAGGTTGAGCCAACCGTCGGTCAGTGGCAGATTGAAGTCGAAAACACGGGCTCCTCTCCATTTACGTATCACGGTTGGACATGGGGGAGCGAAGTCATCGGCGGGTTCGACAATGGGAACGCGAATTACACCATCGGTTCGCCCGGCACCTCGACCGGGGCGATCACCGTGGGCTCGCATGCGCATCGATGGTACTGGGACGCTGCTGGTTACGTCGGTTATGATTTCAATTATAATGCTCGAAACGAAATCTCTAGCTTCAGCAGTCGCGGCCCTCGCCGAGACGGGGCTGTGAAGCCGGACCTGACCGCGCCCGGACAGGCGATGGTGTCCGCCTACTCGCAGGATATGCCGTCACAACCTGCATTTGGTGTGTTTGATAAGGACGGCATGCACCGTTTCTCCCAGGGGACGAGCATGTCCGCGCCGGTCGTTGCCGGCTCGGTCGCTCTCCTTCTTCAGGCCGCAAAGCAACAGGGCACGTCCCTGTCGGCCAACGACGTGCGTTCGTATCTGACCTCGAGTGCCGACACCGATGCGTATACCGACGCGTACGGAGCGGTCCCGAATGCGGAATTTGGACACGGGAAACTGGACATTCTCGGTGCGGTCGTTGACTTCCTCGGCGGAAGCGTCGACCGGGAGATGATTACGAGCTTCCAGGACTTAGGCACCGGCGGCATGGGGCGCCTGGATCTGGATGCCTCCACGCCGAAGATAGCGGTTCGCTTTCAGCCGACGGTGGATGGTTTTGTGACGGGTGGACTGCTGAGACTCTGGCACAACAACGGGTCCCCGAACAGCTCGGCAATCGAACTGACCGGGCCGCTCACCGTCGAGGTCTGGTCCGACGACGGAAGTGGCAATCCCGACACGAAGCTCGGGAATACGGTCCAGGTCGCGGCTGAACAGCTCTACGCGTTTACCCCGAACGCGCTGAACCTGGAAGCAGTTGGTGTTGACGTCACGCCTGGAACGGATTACCACCTCGTTCTCGCCCCAACCAATTCCAACGACGCCCTGTATCTCTCCGGCGACACGGCCTCGGGCGTGACGCACACGTCCGTGTTCGATGGTTCGAGCTGGTCGACGGCGAGCGCGGAGCTGCAAATGAACGTGGAGGTTGCTCGTGTCTTCGGGATCACGACGAGCCTGCCCGTCGAACTCGCATCGTTCGAAGGCTACGCTCTCGATGAGTCGGTCGAGCTGACGTGGACGACCGCAAGCGAGAAGGACAACGATGGATTCTACGTCGAACGGAAGGTCGGCGATGCAAGCAGCACCTCGCGGTGGACTTCGCTTGGCTTCGTGCAGGGAGCCGGCACGTCGGTCGAGGCGCAGCAGTATCGCTTCACCGACGCGGAGCTTCCGTTTGGAGCGCAAGACGTTTCTTACCGACTCCGGCAGGTCGACGTTGATGGCACGCCGACGTACTCGAAGGCCCGAACGATTCGCGTCAGCGGACCGAAGGAGGTCACACTTCATGCACCGTTCCCCAACCCGGTGCAGTCGGAGGCCACGTTGCAGTATGAGCTTCCGGCCGACATGCCCGTTCAGATCCACGTCTTCGATGTCCTCGGACGGCGCGTGCAGACGGTCACGGACGCACAGGAAACGAGCGGTGAGAAGACGGTCACGCTCTCAAGTGATCGTTTGGCCGCGGGCGTGTACTTCATCCGTCTGGAAGCCGGCGATACGATCCGGACCGAGCGGATGACGGTTGTGCGCTAG
- a CDS encoding SusC/RagA family TonB-linked outer membrane protein: protein MLVLLLIVSLGFIPAAHAQFTVEGTVTDANNGDPIPGANIVLVGTSIGVATDPQGEFSIEVPGEEGTLRVSFVGYQTLERDVTPETGRVEIALQPDIAGLEEVVVTGLATSVKRRNLANAVTKIDAEEIAGRVDPTTVDNALQGKIPGVNITAQSGAPGGGNNVQLRGISTLGAGSSQPLYIIDGVYVNNSQITTGRSTLDDAGGPSQDNVSNRLADLSPEDIESVEVLKGPSAAAIYGQRANAGVVIIQTKRGQAGRTSVSFSQDVGAVSALNLLGTASWSEDKIALFEEPGTQSFQDEIARFREGNSTDYEDEVYGNTGLTTNTQLSVSGGDDQTQFFVSGNLKDEEGIIENTGFVRRSLRANLDHRLHERVRLTSQSNYVYTDNDRGFTGNQNSTGGSVGYTLAYVRSYADLFQNEDGSFPDNPYFAENPLRVIDGATNNQEVSRFVQSFSAEADLIRSNSTSLRLRGQGGFDYLNSNSTVYFPPFFQFQQAGANPGDVIRGKQDDFNTNLQAVLVFNQATSLGGGDLNLTTQTGFSRFTQDTNRQLVRGRGLPPEQTNPVNASVQEIVNQLPNDVYNTVKVRDIGFFGQQDANWRDRIIGSAGVRLDRSTLNASQDEYYVYPKASLAVNVHEFDIGLPSFLSQLKLRSAFGQTGGLPQYGVTFESLASQNIDGNLASTIDTRGVDPTLKPERAEEFEFGTDISAFENRVSLELTHYRKTVSDLILDRENAVSTGITEIAVNAGTLRNVGWEVGLTLAPIQTERFAWTSRNLFWANTSEITELNIDRFTTGGFGAALGTYLIQEGYSPTTIVGTPALDDGDTPFTVYGDAQPDFQMSFSNQFTLFRDFELGFLFHWKKGGENINLTRFLTDSGGTTSDWNEDHDNDGVPNGRDRADMFGPGAAQFIEGSSYVKLREASLYYNIPSSFLERTFGNVLSRARVGVSGNNLLLFSDYSSYDPEVSVFGTQAIAQSVEVSPYPSSRRITFHLRLTY, encoded by the coding sequence ATGCTGGTTCTTCTCCTGATTGTGAGCCTCGGGTTTATCCCTGCAGCGCACGCCCAATTTACCGTCGAAGGTACAGTCACCGATGCAAATAACGGCGACCCGATTCCCGGCGCCAATATTGTCCTCGTCGGGACGAGTATCGGCGTTGCGACCGACCCGCAGGGCGAATTCTCCATCGAGGTGCCAGGCGAGGAAGGAACGCTCCGCGTTTCGTTCGTCGGGTACCAGACGCTCGAACGTGACGTGACTCCCGAAACCGGGCGGGTAGAGATCGCCCTACAACCGGATATCGCCGGATTGGAGGAGGTCGTCGTGACCGGTCTGGCCACGTCTGTGAAACGCCGCAACCTCGCAAACGCCGTGACGAAGATCGACGCGGAAGAGATTGCTGGTCGCGTGGATCCGACGACGGTGGATAACGCGCTGCAGGGCAAAATTCCGGGTGTCAACATTACCGCGCAGAGCGGGGCACCGGGGGGCGGCAACAACGTGCAGCTTCGTGGCATCAGCACGCTGGGCGCCGGCTCCTCCCAGCCGCTCTACATCATTGACGGCGTGTACGTCAACAACAGTCAGATCACGACCGGTCGCTCCACACTCGACGACGCCGGTGGCCCGAGCCAGGATAACGTGTCGAACCGTCTGGCGGACCTGAGTCCCGAGGACATCGAGAGTGTCGAGGTCCTGAAAGGCCCTTCCGCCGCGGCCATTTACGGGCAGCGGGCGAACGCGGGTGTTGTTATCATCCAGACAAAGCGCGGACAGGCCGGCCGTACGAGCGTCAGCTTCTCACAGGACGTAGGCGCCGTCTCGGCACTGAACCTGCTGGGCACCGCCTCCTGGAGCGAAGACAAGATCGCGCTCTTCGAAGAGCCTGGCACGCAAAGCTTCCAGGATGAGATTGCCCGCTTCCGCGAGGGCAATAGCACCGACTACGAGGATGAGGTCTACGGAAACACCGGCCTCACGACGAACACGCAGCTCAGCGTATCCGGTGGGGATGACCAAACCCAATTCTTCGTGTCCGGCAACCTGAAGGATGAAGAGGGCATCATCGAGAACACCGGATTTGTCCGTCGCTCCCTCCGTGCCAACCTCGACCACCGGCTCCACGAGCGGGTGCGCCTGACGTCGCAGTCCAACTACGTGTACACGGACAACGACCGCGGTTTTACAGGAAACCAGAACAGCACCGGCGGCTCGGTCGGATATACGCTTGCCTACGTTCGGAGCTATGCGGATCTGTTCCAGAATGAGGACGGCAGTTTTCCGGACAATCCGTACTTTGCGGAAAACCCGCTGCGCGTGATTGACGGTGCCACCAACAACCAGGAGGTCAGCCGTTTCGTCCAGTCCTTCTCGGCCGAGGCCGATCTAATCCGGAGCAACAGCACATCGCTACGGCTCCGCGGTCAGGGCGGGTTTGACTACCTGAACAGCAACAGCACGGTGTATTTCCCGCCGTTCTTCCAGTTTCAGCAGGCCGGCGCGAACCCCGGCGATGTGATCCGGGGCAAGCAGGACGACTTCAACACCAACCTGCAGGCTGTGCTCGTCTTCAATCAGGCCACTAGTCTCGGCGGTGGGGACCTGAACCTGACGACCCAGACCGGTTTTTCCCGCTTCACGCAGGACACGAATCGCCAACTCGTCCGCGGCCGTGGCCTTCCGCCGGAGCAGACGAACCCGGTCAACGCCAGCGTGCAGGAGATCGTGAATCAACTTCCTAACGATGTCTACAACACCGTCAAGGTACGGGACATTGGCTTCTTCGGGCAGCAGGATGCCAACTGGAGGGATCGCATCATCGGATCTGCGGGCGTTCGCCTCGACCGCTCCACGCTGAACGCCTCCCAGGACGAGTACTACGTCTATCCGAAAGCCTCGCTGGCCGTCAACGTGCACGAGTTTGATATCGGGCTGCCGTCGTTCCTGAGCCAGTTGAAACTGCGCAGCGCGTTCGGACAAACCGGCGGCCTTCCGCAGTACGGCGTAACCTTCGAGTCGCTCGCCAGCCAGAACATTGACGGAAACCTGGCTTCCACCATCGATACCCGCGGTGTCGACCCGACGCTAAAACCCGAACGAGCGGAAGAGTTCGAGTTCGGCACCGACATCAGCGCCTTCGAGAACCGTGTCAGCCTCGAACTGACACACTATCGCAAAACGGTCTCAGACCTGATCCTGGACCGCGAGAATGCGGTCTCTACCGGTATCACCGAGATCGCCGTCAATGCCGGCACGCTTCGCAACGTGGGGTGGGAGGTCGGCCTGACGCTTGCCCCGATACAAACGGAGCGCTTCGCCTGGACGTCGCGCAATCTGTTCTGGGCGAACACCTCCGAGATCACGGAGCTGAACATTGACCGATTCACGACGGGCGGCTTCGGCGCAGCCCTCGGGACGTACCTGATCCAGGAGGGGTACTCGCCAACAACCATCGTCGGCACGCCGGCGCTTGATGATGGCGACACACCCTTCACCGTGTACGGGGACGCGCAGCCCGACTTCCAGATGTCGTTCTCGAACCAGTTCACGCTCTTCCGCGACTTCGAACTCGGTTTCCTCTTTCACTGGAAGAAAGGCGGGGAAAACATCAACCTGACACGATTCCTCACGGACAGCGGCGGCACCACGTCCGACTGGAACGAAGACCACGACAACGACGGGGTCCCCAACGGACGCGACCGTGCCGACATGTTCGGCCCCGGCGCAGCACAGTTCATCGAGGGGTCGTCGTACGTAAAGCTCCGCGAAGCGTCGCTGTACTACAACATCCCGTCCTCCTTTCTCGAGAGAACCTTTGGCAACGTCCTCAGCCGGGCCCGGGTGGGCGTATCCGGAAACAACCTGCTGTTGTTCTCGGACTACTCCAGCTACGATCCGGAGGTCTCGGTCTTCGGAACGCAGGCTATCGCGCAGTCCGTGGAGGTATCGCCGTACCCGAGCTCACGGCGCATCACCTTCCACCTGCGTCTGACCTACTGA
- a CDS encoding RagB/SusD family nutrient uptake outer membrane protein translates to MTRYRLPILILAVALLLPACDFFDPDEVTDADSPSVDAVQENATQAQLQDLVAGLEFQHRAYTDGNADLTQLFGSFGREVYAAYASDPRFITNWLGFDGTTPDPEFFVDGSAYDTPYEAIKQANTLINSVNATDAVNEQQAAGYIGFAQTIQGFQYLIPLQGQYRNPDGSIRIDVNDPLNPGPFLPYDDALAEIRTILDEGNNNLDAAGDTFNFTLTSGFTGFSTPEGMQEVNRAIAARAAIYAEDWQGALDALDDSFLSLTEGEASMNAGVYHPFGNPPDLFNPLFYPRDANTNQILMVHPSMIDDALPGDERVANKFFERTDPIVNPNLGSVELFYQDNRYETQTSPVPFIRNEELILIYAEANAQLDQPTEAVDAIDIIRETWGLSPYSGPTDRDSLIDEILFQRRYSLWAEGGHRWIDARRYDRLDEIPTDIDGGQVFERLVRPLSESS, encoded by the coding sequence ATGACTCGATACCGTCTTCCCATACTGATTCTCGCCGTCGCTCTGCTTCTGCCGGCGTGCGACTTCTTCGACCCCGACGAGGTCACCGATGCCGATAGTCCGTCCGTGGACGCCGTTCAGGAAAACGCCACGCAGGCGCAGTTGCAAGACCTGGTGGCAGGTCTGGAATTCCAGCACCGCGCCTACACCGATGGCAACGCCGACCTGACGCAGCTCTTCGGTTCGTTCGGCCGAGAGGTGTACGCCGCCTATGCCTCCGACCCGCGCTTCATCACGAACTGGCTCGGCTTCGACGGCACGACGCCGGATCCTGAGTTCTTTGTCGACGGCTCCGCCTACGACACGCCGTATGAGGCGATCAAGCAGGCCAACACATTAATCAACTCCGTCAACGCGACCGACGCTGTCAATGAGCAACAAGCCGCGGGCTACATCGGCTTTGCGCAAACCATTCAAGGCTTCCAGTATCTGATTCCCCTCCAGGGGCAGTACCGAAACCCGGACGGCTCCATTCGGATCGACGTCAACGACCCGCTGAATCCGGGACCGTTCCTACCGTATGACGACGCTCTCGCGGAAATTCGAACCATCCTCGACGAGGGCAATAACAATCTGGACGCTGCGGGCGACACCTTCAACTTCACACTCACGTCGGGCTTCACCGGCTTCAGTACACCGGAGGGCATGCAAGAGGTCAACCGCGCGATCGCCGCCCGGGCCGCCATCTACGCCGAAGACTGGCAGGGGGCCCTCGACGCGCTCGATGACTCTTTTCTGTCGCTCACAGAAGGGGAGGCCAGCATGAATGCCGGCGTCTACCATCCCTTCGGCAATCCGCCGGATCTTTTTAACCCGCTCTTTTACCCGCGTGATGCCAACACCAATCAGATCTTGATGGTGCACCCGTCGATGATCGACGATGCTCTTCCGGGCGATGAGCGCGTGGCCAATAAGTTCTTCGAGCGGACCGATCCGATCGTCAACCCAAATCTTGGCAGCGTCGAGCTGTTCTACCAGGACAACCGGTATGAGACCCAAACCTCGCCGGTGCCCTTCATCCGAAACGAGGAGTTGATCCTGATCTACGCCGAGGCGAACGCACAGCTCGACCAGCCGACGGAGGCCGTCGATGCGATCGATATCATCCGCGAGACGTGGGGACTCAGTCCTTACTCCGGTCCGACCGACCGCGATTCGCTGATCGACGAGATCCTCTTCCAGCGGCGCTACTCGCTCTGGGCCGAGGGCGGCCACCGCTGGATCGACGCACGGCGTTACGACCGACTCGACGAGATCCCGACGGATATCGACGGCGGCCAGGTCTTCGAACGCCTCGTCCGACCGCTCAGCGAATCCTCCTGA
- a CDS encoding PID-CTERM protein-sorting domain-containing protein produces the protein MTYASCIQRLAFPVLFTLLIGATVGTSYAQPYAGPSPSTSSTFQRVSSPSTEGRSAAESLPDWASPSHHGSYSKGGNGRGPGNGNRRPCRNPNPPPWCDDDGYGGMDNPDPVPVDGGLVLLAAAGGVFAVLRLRRNDHQAA, from the coding sequence ATGACATACGCTTCTTGCATTCAGCGGCTCGCCTTCCCGGTTCTGTTCACGTTACTGATCGGTGCCACAGTAGGCACGTCGTACGCTCAACCGTACGCCGGCCCATCGCCCTCGACCTCCTCGACGTTCCAGAGGGTCTCTTCGCCTTCAACCGAAGGCCGGTCGGCCGCAGAGTCGTTGCCTGACTGGGCTTCTCCTTCCCACCATGGCTCCTACTCCAAGGGCGGTAATGGACGCGGCCCGGGTAACGGCAACCGGCGGCCATGCAGAAATCCCAATCCGCCGCCGTGGTGCGACGACGATGGATATGGGGGGATGGACAATCCCGATCCCGTACCTGTCGATGGAGGTCTGGTTCTGCTTGCCGCAGCCGGTGGGGTGTTCGCCGTCCTTCGCCTGCGTCGCAACGACCATCAGGCCGCGTGA